A region of the Bacteroidales bacterium genome:
TTAATATATTCCATTCTTTTGTTAATAGCATTAATTGAACCTTTATGGTCGTTGCGGTCAATAAATATGCAATTAATGGTTTTCATCCAAAAACTCAATATTGGTATTTTTTTCAATTCTTTTTTTGCAATAAACCCTATTTTTTTTCTTAAATAACCAAATATTAAAATAATATCGAAATATCCTTGATGATTACTAACAAAACAAATATTATTTTGGTCAGGGATATTGTTTTTACCATAAACTTTTACTTTACTCCATGTAAAAAAAATCAGGCTTTTTGCTAGAAATGCTCCCATGAAAATAATATATTTTTCCATAGATTTTTTCAATCTGAATATTTGAAAAAATAATATTGGCAAATATATCAATGGAGATGATAAAACAAGAAAAGTGAGATATAATAAAAAAACAATATTTCTTAACATAATTAATCGCTTTTTGATTTATCATCAACTTTGCCGTTAAGTATGGTGTAATATTCTTCATTATCGTTTAATACTTCAATTGCTTTTTTAATATCTTTGTCATATTGCA
Encoded here:
- a CDS encoding 1-acyl-sn-glycerol-3-phosphate acyltransferase, with the translated sequence MLRNIVFLLYLTFLVLSSPLIYLPILFFQIFRLKKSMEKYIIFMGAFLAKSLIFFTWSKVKVYGKNNIPDQNNICFVSNHQGYFDIILIFGYLRKKIGFIAKKELKKIPILSFWMKTINCIFIDRNDHKGSINAINKRMEYIKNGNPMIIFPEGTRSKDVKINRFKTGGLKLLIQNNLKIVPITINGTYKLFEKKGEINSGDISLYIHKPIDLSNLSDNEKENIPSSLFEIISGPLKAESS